The nucleotide sequence GAAAATTCCGCAAAAATGTCCACGGAGGTTTTCGTTAGCGTGATTTCGACAAACACCAACATAGCCGCACCCAGCTTCTCTGGATCGACATCGGCATGATACCCCTTAATGTATCCTTGGCTCTCCAGCCGCTTTACCCTTTCTAGGCACGGGCTGGGGCTTAAACCCACCTCTTTGGCTAATTCTACATTAGAAATGCGGCCGTTTTTTTGCAGTTGAATAAGAATATTTCTGTCTATTCGGTCAAGGTGTTTTGGCGTTTTTACTAACATACAAAATACTGTGAAATATAACTTTAATAATACTATATACTGATTTTCCATTATTTTCAGTACATAGTTTTTCATTATCTCTCGTATACTGGCACAAAATAAATCACTACATCCTTATCACAAGGTTGCAAATCAGAGGAATTTACATGTTAGTTGGTGTACCAAAAGAAATTAAAAACCATGAATACCGTGTTGGCTTAACGCCCGCCGCCGTTAAAGAGTTTGTTAGCAACGGTCATCAAGTGTTAGTTGAAACACTGGCCGGTGACGCCATTGGGTTTAGCGACGATATGTATATCGCTGCTGGTGCAGCCATCGCCTCTACCGCTGAGCAAGTTTTTGCTGAAGCAGAAATGATTGTAAAAGTGAAAGAGCCTCAACCCAACGAATGTAAAATGTTACGTAAAGGCCAAACCCTTTACACTTACCTTCACTTAGCGCCTGATCCAACGCAAACTGAACTTCTCATCGCCTCTGGAGCTACCTGTATCGCTTATGAAACGGTAACAGACGACCGTGGTGGTTTACCTCTACTAGCACCAATGAGCGAAGTTGCAGGTAGAATGTCAGTACAAGCTGGCGCCCATTACTTAGAAAAAGCCCATGGCGGTAGCGGCACGCTACTTGGCGGCGTACCTGGTGTAGCGCCAGGGAAAGTTCTGGTTATTGGTGGCGGCGTTGTGGGAACACAAGCGGCTAAAATGGCACTCGGATTGGGGGCAGATGTCACCATACTAGACCGTTCGCTACCTCGCCTTCGCCAACTTGACGACATCTTCAACGGCCAAGTTAAAACCGTTTATTCCACCGTAGATGCTATTGAGCACTATTCTGCTAACGCAGACTTAGTCGTCGGTGCGGTGCTTATCCCAGGTGCTGCTGCACCTAAGCTTCTTAATCGCGAGCAAATTTCAGCGATGAAGCCAGGCTCTGTTCTCGTGGACGTAGCCATTGACCAAGGCGGTTGTTTTGAAACCTCTAAAGCTACCACCCACCAAGACCCTGTTTATGTGATTGATGACGTTGTACATTATTGTGTGGCGAATATGCCAGGTGGTGTAGCACGTACGTCTACCATGGCGTTAAACAATGCAACCTTACCTTTTGGTTTGGCCCTCGCGAACAAAGGACCAGCGAAAGCTATGTTGGAAGACAAGCATTTATTAAACGGCTTAAATGTTCACGAAGGTAAAGTCACGTACAAAGCGGTAGTGGATGCCTTGGGTGAAAAGTTAGGCTTAACCTATACGCCAGCAGAAGAAGCACTGAAAGGCTAATTATCGCTTTTTATTAATCAGTTAAACACAATGCCCAGCTTAGTTGCTGGGCATTTTTGTTTACGCTATTGAATGATTCACTGATGTTAAAACCGCAACGGGATTGTCAGCCTTCGTTATCGGTCTCCCCATCACCAGATAGCTTACGCCGCTATCTATGGCTTCATCGGGAGTCATTACCCGTTTTTGATCGCCCGCATCCGCGCCTTTTGGGCGAATCCCAGGAGTTACCAGTAAAAATTCGTTGGTGAAAGTTTGACGTAATAGTTGCGCTTCCTGCGCCGAACACACAATGCCATCCAACCCTGCTTGCTGGGTTAACTTGCAAAGACGAAGTACCTGTTGTTGGGGCGTAACATTATCTATGACATCGCTCAACTGAGCCTGATCCATACTGGTTAGCACGGTCACTGCAATTAACTTTGTTTGCGGGTGACTGCTGTTGGCAATGGCTTCTTTAGCCGCTTTCATCATAGGCACACCGCCAGAGGCATGTACGTTTACCATCCATACACCCAGCTCTGCAGCCGCCTTACACGCTTTTGCTACCGTATTGGGAATATCGTGAAATTTAAGATCAAGAAAAACATCAAACCCTTTGCTGACCAAGGTTTTAACAAATTCAGGGCCAAAGAGCGTAAACATTTCCTTGCCTACTTTTAATTTGCACAATGAAGGGTCAAGTTGCGCCACAAACGAAAGTGCAGTTTCTTTATTGTCGTAGTCTAAAGCAACAATTACGCGGGGTTCTTGCATGGTGGACTTATTCTCCGTCTAAACCTTTGATGGGTTTCACTACGCCCCACTTTTTACAAGAAGGACATAGCCAATATAACTTTCGGCCTGAGAATCCACAGCTGTTACAACGGTATTGTGGCCGCTGCAACATCTGCTTTTCTACTAGCTCTTTGAGTAAACGC is from Alteromonas australica and encodes:
- the lrp gene encoding leucine-responsive transcriptional regulator Lrp yields the protein MLVKTPKHLDRIDRNILIQLQKNGRISNVELAKEVGLSPSPCLERVKRLESQGYIKGYHADVDPEKLGAAMLVFVEITLTKTSVDIFAEFSAAVKLHDDIQECHLVSGDFDFLLKARVADMSSYRRLLGDTLLRLPGVSESRTYVVMEEVKCTTALRINLK
- the ald gene encoding alanine dehydrogenase; protein product: MLVGVPKEIKNHEYRVGLTPAAVKEFVSNGHQVLVETLAGDAIGFSDDMYIAAGAAIASTAEQVFAEAEMIVKVKEPQPNECKMLRKGQTLYTYLHLAPDPTQTELLIASGATCIAYETVTDDRGGLPLLAPMSEVAGRMSVQAGAHYLEKAHGGSGTLLGGVPGVAPGKVLVIGGGVVGTQAAKMALGLGADVTILDRSLPRLRQLDDIFNGQVKTVYSTVDAIEHYSANADLVVGAVLIPGAAAPKLLNREQISAMKPGSVLVDVAIDQGGCFETSKATTHQDPVYVIDDVVHYCVANMPGGVARTSTMALNNATLPFGLALANKGPAKAMLEDKHLLNGLNVHEGKVTYKAVVDALGEKLGLTYTPAEEALKG
- the pyrF gene encoding orotidine-5'-phosphate decarboxylase is translated as MQEPRVIVALDYDNKETALSFVAQLDPSLCKLKVGKEMFTLFGPEFVKTLVSKGFDVFLDLKFHDIPNTVAKACKAAAELGVWMVNVHASGGVPMMKAAKEAIANSSHPQTKLIAVTVLTSMDQAQLSDVIDNVTPQQQVLRLCKLTQQAGLDGIVCSAQEAQLLRQTFTNEFLLVTPGIRPKGADAGDQKRVMTPDEAIDSGVSYLVMGRPITKADNPVAVLTSVNHSIA